In a genomic window of Zingiber officinale cultivar Zhangliang chromosome 9B, Zo_v1.1, whole genome shotgun sequence:
- the LOC122024197 gene encoding MADS-box transcription factor 6-like, whose translation MGRGRVELKRIENKINRQVTFSKRRNGLLKKAYELSVLCDAEVALIVFSSRGKLYEFGSVGTSKTLERYQHCCYTSQNPNVANREAQAQNWYQEMSKLKAKFESLQRSQRHLLGEDLGPLSVKELQQLERQLESALSQAKQRKTQLMLDQMEELRKKERRLGEINKQLKEQLEAEGATYRAFQGPSWAATSDGAIVDGNSFSLHPLQSHPNMDCEPTLHIGYHQFVPPESAMVRNQVEEERFMLGCWVP comes from the exons ATGGGGAGGGGAAGAGTGGAGCTCAAGAGGATCGAGAACAAGATCAACAGGCAAGTCACCTTCTCCAAGCGCCGCAACGGCTTGCTCAAGAAGGCGTACGAGCTCTCCGTTCTCTGCGACGCCGAGGTCGCACTCATCGTCTTCTCCAGCCGCGGCAAGCTCTACGAGTTCGGCAGCGTTGG AACAAGTAAAACGTTAGAGCGGTACCAACATTGTTGCTACACATCTCAAAACCCTAATGTTGCTAACCGGGAAGCGCAAGCGCAG AATTGGTACCAAGAAATGTCAAAGTTGAAGGCAAAGTTTGAATCCCTACAACGCTCACAAAG ACATTTGCTGGGTGAAGACCTGGGTCCATTGAGTGTGAAGGAACTACAACAATTAGAAAGACAACTTGAGTCTGCACTCTCACAGGCCAAGCAAAGAAAG ACTCAGCTGATGCTGGACCAAATGGAAGAACTTCGTAAGAAA GAGCGTCGTCTTGGAGAAATCAACAAGCAGTTGAAAGAGCAG CTTGAGGCAGAAGGTGCCACCTACAGGGCTTTTCAGGGACCCTCCTGGGCTGCTACTTCTGATGGGGCAATAGTAGATGGCAATTCCTTCTCACTTCACCCACTGCAATCTCATCCCAATATGGACTGCGAGCCTACACTGCATATAGG atATCACCAGTTCGTTCCTCCTGAATCTGCCATGGTGAGGaatcaagttgaggaggagaggttcATGCTGGGCTGCTGGGTTCCTTAA
- the LOC122024227 gene encoding brassinosteroid-responsive RING protein 1-like produces the protein MGFPVAYTDLLQLPKVLLNVVLLLGYLRRFLLRAFEAVGLGDLLDDDDVPFVETNAAALLRQFQPASAARIREALPAVRFRELGEFEPGGGGGGGSGCVVCLCEFGAEEEVRLLSNCRHLFHRGCLDQWLEHERRTCPLCRAPLLPGEAKAEAEEQMWDEDVPWESYYEDFGPLGIAPAWEPIPTLLPRFPEDFAPLGIAPAAPPSPTLLPRFPEL, from the coding sequence ATGGGGTTCCCGGTGGCCTACACCGACCTGCTGCAGTTGCCAAAGGTTCTCCTCAACGTGGTCCTGCTCCTCGGCTACCTGCGGAGGTTCCTCCTCCGCGCCTTCGAAGCGGTCGGCCTCGGAGACCTCCTCGACGACGACGACGTCCCCTTCGTTGAAACGAACGCCGCCGCGCTGCTCCGACAATTCCAACCGGCGTCGGCGGCAAGGATACGGGAGGCTCTCCCGGCTGTGCGGTTCAGAGAGCTGGGGGAGTTCGAaccgggaggaggaggaggaggagggagcgGCTGCGTGGTGTGTCTGTGCGAGTTCGGGGCGGAGGAGGAGGTCCGGCTGCTGAGCAACTGCCGCCACCTATTCCACCGCGGGTGCCTCGACCAGTGGCTGGAGCACGAGCGGCGGACGTGCCCGCTCTGCCGCGCTCCGCTGCTTCCGGGTGAGGCGAAGGCCGAGGCGGAGGAGCAAATGTGGGATGAGGACGTGCCGTGGGAGTCGTACTACGAAGACTTCGGTCCTCTTGGGATTGCTCCGGCATGGGAGCCGATTCCGACGCTTCTCCCTCGGTTTCCAGAAGACTTCGCTCCTCTTGGGATTGCTCCGGCGGCGCCGCCGAGTCCGACGCTTCTCCCTCGGTTTCCAGAACTGTAA
- the LOC122023863 gene encoding scarecrow-like protein 8, with amino-acid sequence MASTGFPGREFGFGVPEAGGGGLLKRPLSEMERLQLQQQMQQAMFLRSVKQRTLLASSVPPHLSTPPPQDLFLGASSSLASLNLTAAGPFRRQEAPFSAPAAEIGPSTALRDGLQELERRLLLDEEEEDAVSASGSAVTTAEWSEAMQQLIAAPAPVPALSGANQLSPSPTNSSSSTVSSSASSSPPASLVAAIPSGASLRQMLLDTANAVADGNSDMANRNLSVLKGAANYRGDPEQRLTAMMVAVLFVRLKPPSPAGSFPTVAEVCGTDHLAASQMLYEASPCFKLGLMAANLAILEATKDLPKIHILDFEVGHGGQYVALIHALVDRHRLRPAGRPPSLRITAVADPASPFTNNHPGGTLRTVGDRIEKLGERHGLSVRFDAVHHRAAELDAAALGCEAGEALAVNLAFSLARIPDESVSPTNPRDELLRRLRALGPRVVALVEQEINTNSASFAGRFAAACSHYGALLESLDATSARDSGDRGRIEGWLARRVVNSVAREGADRVERCEVFGKWRARMGMAGFNPVQLRPALVESVKNRLESMRPNLSFSIAEEANRIEFAWKGQILTVASTWH; translated from the coding sequence ATGGCGAGTACAGGTTTTCCCGGGCGTGAGTTCGGCTTTGGCGTGCCGGAGGCAGGCGGCGGCGGCTTGCTGAAGCGGCCGCTCTCGGAGATGGAGAGGCTACAGCTGCAGCAGCAGATGCAGCAGGCGATGTTCCTTCGCTCGGTGAAACAAAGGACGCTTCTTGCATCCTCGGTTCCTCCGCATCTTTCGACGCCTCCGCCTCAAGATCTCTTTTTAGGCGCGTCTTCCTCTCTGGCTTCCTTGAATTTGACGGCGGCAGGTCCGTTTCGCCGCCAGGAGGCGCCGTTCTCTGCACCGGCTGCGGAGATCGGTCCCTCAACCGCGCTGCGGGACGGGCTTCAGGAGCTGGAGAGGAGGCTTCTGTtggacgaggaggaggaggacgcgGTGAGTGCTTCTGGGTCCGCCGTGACGACCGCCGAGTGGAGCGAGGCGATGCAGCAGCTTATTGCCGCGCCGGCACCTGTGCCGGCCCTATCAGGGGCAAATCAGCTCTCTCCATCTCCGACTAACTCTTCCTCCTCCACCGTATCATCCTCTGCCTCCAGCTCGCCTCCCGCATCGCTGGTCGCTGCGATCCCTTCTGGGGCTTCTTTGCGGCAGATGCTTCTTGACACTGCGAACGCCGTCGCCGACGGTAACTCCGACATGGCCAACCGGAATCTCTCTGTCCTGAAGGGCGCTGCGAACTACAGAGGTGACCCGGAGCAGCGGCTGACGGCGATGATGGTTGCCGTGCTGTTTGTCCGCTTGAAGCCGCCGTCTCCTGCCGGCTCTTTTCCCACGGTCGCTGAAGTTTGTGGCACGGACCACTTGGCGGCTTCGCAGATGCTCTACGAGGCCTCCCCTTGCTTCAAGCTAGGCCTCATGGCTGCCAATTTGGCGATTCTGGAGGCCACCAAGGACCTACCCAAGATCCACATCCTCGATTTCGAGGTTGGTCATGGAGGTCAGTACGTTGCCCTCATCCACGCCCTCGTCGATCGCCATCGCCTCCGGCCTGCAGGCCGTCCTCCATCTCTCCGCATCACCGCCGTCGCCGATCCCGCCTCCCCTTTCACCAACAACCACCCCGGCGGAACTCTAAGAACCGTCGGCGACCGCATCGAGAAGCTAGGGGAGCGGCATGGCCTCTCCGTCCGCTTCGACGCCGTCCACCACCGCGCGGCGGAGCTCGACGCCGCCGCGCTTGGGTGCGAGGCGGGGGAAGCCCTCGCGGTCAACCTTGCCTTCTCCCTCGCACGGATCCCCGACGAGAGCGTCTCCCCGACGAACCCTCGCGACGAGCTCCTCCGCCGCCTGCGCGCCCTCGGTCCGCGCGTCGTCGCGCTCGTGGAGCAGGAGATCAACACCAACAGCGCCTCCTTCGCGGGCCGCTTCGCTGCCGCGTGCTCGCACTACGGCGCACTACTCGAGTCGCTGGACGCCACCTCCGCCCGCGACAGCGGCGATCGGGGCCGCATCGAGGGCTGGCTGGCGCGGCGCGTGGTGAATTCGGTGGCGAGGGAGGGCGCCGACCGGGTCGAGCGCTGCGAGGTCTTCGGCAAGTGGCGTGCCCGGATGGGCATGGCAGGCTTCAACCCGGTCCAACTCCGGCCGGCTCTGGTCGAATCCGTCAAAAATCGGCTCGAATCAATGCGGCCCAATCTCAGTTTCTCCATCGCGGAGGAGGCGAACCGAATCGAGTTCGCATGGAAGGGACAGATTCTCACGGTAGCATCCACGTGGCATTAA